The Streptomyces sp. NBC_01197 genome window below encodes:
- a CDS encoding helix-turn-helix domain-containing protein, whose translation MAAGSERPLNEVRFLTVAEVASVMRVSKMTVYRLVHSGHLPAIRVGRSFRVPEQAVHAYLRESFVGVQTA comes from the coding sequence ATGGCTGCTGGGAGTGAGAGGCCTCTCAACGAGGTCAGGTTCCTGACCGTGGCGGAAGTCGCCTCGGTGATGCGAGTGTCCAAGATGACCGTGTACCGGCTGGTGCACAGCGGTCATCTGCCGGCGATCCGGGTGGGCAGGTCCTTCCGGGTCCCGGAGCAAGCAGTGCACGCGTACCTTCGCGAGTCCTTTGTGGGGGTCCAGACCGCCTAG
- a CDS encoding 30S ribosomal protein bS22, with the protein MGSVIKKRRKRMAKKKHRKLLKRTRVQRRNKK; encoded by the coding sequence GTGGGCTCTGTTATCAAGAAGCGGCGCAAGCGGATGGCTAAGAAGAAGCACCGCAAGCTGCTCAAGCGCACCCGCGTTCAGCGTCGCAACAAGAAGTAA
- a CDS encoding acetoin utilization protein AcuC, which translates to MSGRRLLMWDEAVTRYDFGPGHPMDPVRLALTMGLVRAYGLDSAVDVVAARPAGESTLRLVHRADYLDAVRAASADPAAADISYGLGTPDDPAFAGMHEVSALIAGQSVGAAEAVWRGEADHAVNFSGGLHHAMPGAASGFCIYNDAALAIARLLELGAERVAYVDVDVHHGDGVQEAFRDDPRVLTVSLHEHPRTLFPGTGFPTETGEGAGEGAAVNLPLPAGTGDAGWLRAFHAVVPELLADFRPQVLVSQHGADTHFEDPLAHLAVSLDAQRAVQVACHELAHEYADGGRWVALGGGGYAVADVVPRSWTHLVAIAGHAEIDPESVIPPSWRDEVYARTRGVGPGRMTDGRWPVAWRSWDEGYDPADRLDQAVLATRRAVFPLRGLLA; encoded by the coding sequence ATGAGTGGCCGCCGACTGTTGATGTGGGACGAAGCAGTAACGAGGTATGACTTCGGGCCCGGCCACCCGATGGATCCGGTGCGGCTCGCACTGACCATGGGGCTGGTCCGGGCGTACGGACTGGATAGCGCGGTCGATGTCGTGGCCGCCAGACCGGCCGGGGAGTCGACCCTGCGCCTCGTGCACCGGGCGGACTATCTGGACGCGGTGCGGGCGGCGTCGGCGGATCCGGCGGCGGCGGACATCTCGTACGGCCTGGGGACACCTGATGACCCGGCCTTCGCCGGGATGCACGAGGTCTCCGCGCTGATCGCCGGGCAGTCGGTCGGCGCGGCCGAGGCGGTGTGGCGCGGCGAGGCGGACCACGCGGTGAACTTCTCGGGCGGGCTGCACCACGCGATGCCGGGTGCGGCCTCCGGGTTCTGCATCTACAACGACGCGGCCCTGGCCATCGCCCGGCTGCTCGAACTGGGGGCGGAGCGGGTCGCGTACGTCGATGTGGACGTGCACCACGGGGACGGGGTGCAGGAGGCGTTCCGGGACGATCCTCGGGTGCTGACCGTCTCGCTGCACGAGCACCCCCGGACGCTCTTTCCCGGTACGGGCTTCCCGACCGAGACGGGCGAGGGCGCGGGGGAGGGGGCGGCAGTCAACCTGCCGCTGCCGGCCGGGACCGGGGACGCCGGGTGGCTGCGGGCGTTCCACGCGGTGGTGCCCGAGCTGCTCGCGGACTTCCGGCCGCAGGTGCTGGTGTCTCAGCACGGCGCGGACACGCACTTCGAGGACCCGCTGGCCCATCTGGCGGTCTCGCTGGACGCGCAGCGTGCGGTGCAGGTCGCCTGCCATGAGCTGGCGCACGAGTACGCGGACGGCGGGCGGTGGGTGGCGCTCGGCGGGGGCGGTTACGCGGTGGCCGACGTCGTGCCGCGGTCGTGGACGCATCTGGTGGCGATCGCCGGGCACGCCGAGATCGATCCGGAGTCGGTGATCCCGCCGTCCTGGCGGGACGAGGTGTACGCGCGGACCCGGGGGGTGGGGCCCGGCCGGATGACGGACGGGCGGTGGCCGGTGGCCTGGCGGTCGTGGGACGAGGGGTACGACCCGGCGGACCGGCTGGACCAGGCGGTGCTTGCTACTCGGCGGGCGGTGTTTCCCTTGCGGGGGTTGCTGGCTTAG
- a CDS encoding NAD-dependent epimerase/dehydratase family protein has translation MGKVVLVTGVARQLGGRLVRRILRDAEVDRVIAVDIVEPAHGLGDAVFVRADIRQPAIARVLAEYDVDTVVHMDVTGTPLGTGGRTTVKETNVIGTMQLLGACQKSPTVQRLVVKSSTNVYGSAPRDPAVFTETTPPKSLPSGGFAKDAVEVEGYVRGFARRRPDVAVCVLRFANILGPSTEYPLAEYLSLPVLPTVFGYDPRLQFVHEDDVIDVLRLALGEPPRGTLNSGTFNIAGDGVLLLSQCSRRLGRPTVPVLLPAVNWVGSALRTVGITDFSPEQIRLLTHGRVVSTAQMRETLGFVPRYSTAETFEDFALSRGDGLLPPRALGRAVDRVAAFAESVGPAGPAARPVIPAHSVSKERI, from the coding sequence TTGGGCAAGGTCGTGCTCGTCACCGGAGTGGCCCGGCAGCTCGGAGGCCGGCTCGTGCGCCGCATACTGCGGGACGCCGAGGTGGACCGGGTGATCGCGGTGGACATCGTGGAGCCGGCACACGGACTGGGCGACGCCGTCTTCGTACGGGCCGACATCCGCCAGCCCGCCATCGCCCGGGTACTCGCCGAGTACGACGTCGACACCGTCGTACACATGGATGTCACGGGCACCCCGCTGGGCACCGGCGGCCGGACGACGGTCAAGGAGACCAACGTCATCGGCACCATGCAGCTGCTCGGTGCCTGCCAGAAGTCGCCGACCGTCCAGCGCCTGGTGGTCAAGTCCAGTACCAATGTGTACGGGTCGGCGCCGCGCGACCCGGCCGTCTTCACCGAGACGACGCCCCCCAAGTCGCTGCCCAGCGGCGGCTTCGCGAAGGATGCGGTCGAGGTCGAGGGCTATGTACGGGGCTTCGCCCGGCGCAGGCCCGATGTGGCGGTCTGCGTCCTGCGCTTCGCGAACATTCTGGGGCCGAGCACGGAGTACCCGCTCGCCGAGTACTTGTCGCTGCCGGTGCTGCCGACGGTGTTCGGCTACGACCCGCGGCTCCAGTTCGTCCACGAGGACGACGTCATCGACGTACTCCGCCTGGCGCTCGGCGAACCGCCGCGCGGGACGCTCAACAGCGGCACCTTCAACATCGCGGGCGACGGTGTGCTGCTGCTCTCGCAGTGCTCACGGCGGCTCGGCCGGCCGACGGTGCCGGTGCTGCTGCCCGCCGTGAACTGGGTCGGCTCCGCGCTGCGGACCGTCGGTATCACCGACTTCTCGCCGGAGCAGATCCGGCTGCTCACCCATGGCCGGGTCGTCAGTACGGCCCAGATGCGCGAGACCCTGGGCTTCGTACCGAGGTACTCGACGGCTGAGACCTTCGAGGACTTCGCGCTCAGCCGGGGGGACGGTCTGCTGCCGCCCCGGGCGCTGGGGCGGGCGGTCGACCGGGTCGCTGCCTTCGCCGAATCCGTCGGACCTGCCGGACCCGCCGCCCGGCCCGTGATCCCCGCCCACTCCGTCAGCAAGGAGCGCATCTGA
- a CDS encoding HAD family hydrolase — translation MRYDLVIFDNDGVLVDSEPISNTILAGYLTELGHPTSYDESLRDYMGGAVHRVHDTILERSGQQLPVDFDEVLHARIFAAYETDLRPVPGVADVLGELVAQGVPYCVASSGSHERVRVGQRATGLDEWFEDEWIFSSQDVGRGKPAPDLFLHAAQQMGVAAERCVVIEDSPLGVAAAHAAGMDVYGFTAMTPAERLAGANGFFSDMSQLLQLLA, via the coding sequence ATGCGCTACGACCTGGTCATCTTCGACAACGACGGCGTCCTTGTGGACAGTGAGCCGATCTCCAACACCATCCTCGCGGGGTACCTGACCGAGCTGGGGCACCCCACCTCGTATGACGAGTCCCTCCGCGACTACATGGGTGGCGCCGTGCACCGGGTGCACGACACCATCCTGGAGCGGAGCGGACAGCAGCTCCCCGTCGACTTCGACGAGGTCTTGCACGCCCGGATCTTCGCCGCCTACGAGACCGATCTGCGGCCGGTCCCCGGAGTCGCTGATGTCCTCGGCGAACTGGTCGCCCAGGGCGTCCCGTACTGCGTCGCTTCCTCGGGCAGCCACGAGCGGGTCCGGGTGGGCCAGCGGGCTACCGGTCTCGACGAGTGGTTCGAGGACGAGTGGATCTTCAGCTCGCAGGATGTCGGCCGGGGCAAGCCGGCGCCGGACCTGTTCCTTCACGCCGCCCAGCAGATGGGCGTGGCGGCCGAGCGGTGTGTCGTCATTGAGGACAGCCCACTCGGGGTGGCTGCCGCCCATGCCGCTGGGATGGACGTGTACGGGTTCACGGCGATGACTCCCGCCGAGCGGCTCGCCGGGGCGAACGGTTTCTTCTCGGATATGTCGCAGCTGCTCCAACTCCTTGCCTGA
- a CDS encoding phosphatase, which yields MLTTGALRAHLLAARLAGPVATPREVSLRSYRLFAARDPRVTLGLHPERVWDERELLGLMAERCGVSGDPGHGSGPDVIDPERTLAALDAFAVRLGEAVARGASVLFGTGHPHRLLGFYAALADALSAAGCTVLTPAQGRSVDITTRFGVRTHLLEYVRGVALMREPGVRLPGSEPGAHTHSPLPVRVALEAAAGGSYGLPGLVVGDHGWVCGAGQLGVEAIGLADTDDPALFVGEAEGRVSVAVPLDDAVRPDYYRPLTRYVLNRALLSQ from the coding sequence GTGTTGACCACCGGCGCCCTCCGTGCGCATCTGTTGGCGGCCAGGCTGGCCGGGCCCGTGGCCACCCCGCGAGAGGTGAGTCTGCGCAGTTACCGGCTCTTCGCCGCGCGCGACCCGCGGGTGACTCTCGGGCTCCATCCCGAACGGGTCTGGGACGAGCGGGAGTTGCTCGGTCTGATGGCCGAGCGGTGCGGGGTGTCCGGGGATCCGGGTCATGGGTCGGGGCCCGATGTCATCGACCCGGAGCGGACGCTGGCCGCACTCGACGCGTTCGCCGTGAGGCTCGGCGAGGCTGTGGCGCGAGGCGCCAGTGTGCTGTTCGGGACCGGGCATCCGCATCGGCTGCTCGGTTTCTACGCCGCGCTGGCAGACGCCTTGTCGGCGGCCGGATGTACTGTCCTCACCCCCGCGCAGGGCCGCAGTGTCGACATAACGACCCGGTTCGGCGTACGTACGCACCTTCTGGAGTACGTACGGGGAGTCGCGCTGATGCGCGAGCCCGGCGTGCGGCTACCGGGGAGTGAGCCCGGCGCACACACCCATTCCCCACTGCCTGTCCGGGTCGCGCTCGAGGCCGCCGCAGGGGGCTCGTACGGCCTTCCCGGGCTGGTCGTCGGCGATCACGGATGGGTCTGCGGGGCAGGTCAGCTGGGGGTTGAGGCCATCGGGCTCGCCGACACCGACGACCCCGCGCTGTTCGTGGGTGAGGCGGAGGGGCGGGTCTCCGTCGCCGTTCCGCTCGACGACGCCGTGCGGCCGGACTACTACCGGCCGCTCACCCGCTATGTACTCAATCGGGCGCTTCTGTCCCAGTAG
- a CDS encoding MFS transporter produces the protein MTTDVRLRHGRASLGLSFFAQGAAFALLVTRIPAIQDRYGISDGLLPVFLAAVPVLAGVSSVGTEQLVKRVRPSAVLRWAQPVVLLALLGAAAGTEVWQAAVSLGVFGLAVGALDASMNMLGVSLQRAYGRSIMLGFHAAYSLGGIAGASLAWVGAHWHLSLLTLYWPVAVVLLPVCLMGSRWYADAREADGPSGAGEGAGAAVVAGGAGGSVVFKMLLPLCLVMAFTYIGDSTVSNWSAKYLQDVLGSSEQLSTVPYNVYMVTTLLGRAVGDFGVRRFGAVAVVRFGSVVAAAGFGVVAAATGPWVGMLGFTLLGFGLCVIVPQTFAAAGRLFPHASDAAIARLNIFNYVGFLVGSPLVGAIGDAWNYRGAMLIPMVLVLATLVYARSFGAGDARYGVRHEWPPTVDVGRSSNEV, from the coding sequence ATGACGACAGATGTTCGCCTGCGGCACGGCCGGGCCTCTCTGGGGCTCAGCTTCTTCGCGCAGGGCGCCGCGTTCGCTCTCCTGGTGACGCGGATCCCCGCCATCCAGGACCGTTACGGGATATCCGACGGCCTGCTGCCCGTCTTCCTGGCTGCCGTTCCGGTCCTCGCCGGCGTCAGCAGCGTCGGCACCGAGCAGCTCGTGAAGCGGGTGCGGCCATCGGCCGTGCTGCGCTGGGCGCAGCCCGTGGTGCTGCTGGCCCTTCTCGGTGCCGCGGCCGGCACCGAGGTCTGGCAGGCCGCCGTCTCGCTCGGGGTGTTCGGGCTCGCCGTGGGGGCGCTGGATGCCTCCATGAACATGCTGGGGGTGAGCCTCCAGCGGGCGTACGGGCGCAGCATCATGCTGGGGTTCCACGCCGCGTACAGCCTCGGCGGGATCGCCGGTGCTTCGCTCGCCTGGGTCGGGGCGCACTGGCATCTGTCGCTGCTCACCTTGTACTGGCCGGTGGCCGTGGTGCTGCTGCCCGTCTGCCTGATGGGGAGCCGCTGGTACGCGGACGCACGGGAGGCCGATGGGCCGAGCGGGGCGGGAGAGGGCGCCGGGGCGGCTGTTGTAGCCGGTGGGGCCGGTGGTTCCGTCGTCTTCAAGATGCTGCTGCCGCTCTGTCTGGTGATGGCCTTCACCTATATCGGCGACTCGACCGTCTCCAACTGGAGCGCCAAGTACCTGCAGGACGTACTGGGGAGCTCCGAGCAGCTCTCCACCGTCCCGTACAACGTCTATATGGTCACCACGCTGCTCGGCCGGGCGGTCGGGGACTTCGGGGTGCGGCGCTTCGGCGCGGTGGCCGTGGTGCGGTTCGGGTCCGTCGTCGCGGCTGCCGGGTTCGGTGTGGTCGCCGCCGCGACCGGTCCCTGGGTGGGGATGCTCGGGTTCACGCTGCTGGGCTTCGGGCTCTGTGTGATCGTGCCGCAGACCTTCGCGGCCGCGGGGCGGCTGTTCCCCCACGCCTCCGACGCGGCCATCGCCCGGCTCAACATCTTCAACTACGTGGGGTTCCTGGTCGGCTCGCCGCTGGTGGGCGCGATCGGTGACGCGTGGAACTACCGGGGCGCGATGCTCATCCCGATGGTGCTCGTGCTGGCGACGCTCGTGTACGCCCGCTCGTTCGGTGCCGGCGACGCCCGATACGGTGTCCGGCATGAGTGGCCGCCGACTGTTGATGTGGGACGAAGCAGTAACGAGGTATGA